A single genomic interval of Spinacia oleracea cultivar Varoflay chromosome 6, BTI_SOV_V1, whole genome shotgun sequence harbors:
- the LOC110784357 gene encoding PGR5-like protein 1A, chloroplastic, whose protein sequence is MASKLGVAALTSPRIFSAPRRKPLVTVSTASPLSFSLKDASSQFMAVRRLAVRRRFLLLAPNAATDKQGQTGGEDETIDSNMLQYCSIDKKAKKSIGDLEQDFLQALQSFYYEGKAVMSNEEFDNLKEELMWEGSSIVMLSPDEQRFLEASMAYVAGKPILSDKEFDELKMNLKTGGSMIVVEGPRCSLRSRKVYSDLSVDYFKMFLLNVPAAVVALGLFFFLDDLTGFEITVLLELPEPFSFIFTWFAALPAILWLSQAITKLIVRDFLILKGTCPNCGTENLSFFGTILSVSSGGATNSVKCSDCGTKLEFDSSKRMLTIPEGSQA, encoded by the exons ATGGCTTCCAAACTAGGGGTTGCTGCTTTAACTTCCCCAAGGATTTTTTCAGCTCCAAGAAGAAAACCCTTAGTTACAGTCTCCACTGCATCTCCATTATCATTCTCTTTGAAGGATGCTTCTTCTCAGTTCATGGCTGTTCGCCGTCTCGCAGTTCGCCGTAGATTCTTACTTCTTGCCCCCAACGCTGCTACTGATAAGCAAG GTCAGACGGGAGGTGAAGACGAAACTATAGACAGTAATATGTTACAATATTGCAGTATTGACAAGAAGGCAAAGAAATCAATAGGGGATCTTGAACAGGATTTCTTACAAGCACTACAA TCATTCTACTATGAGGGGAAAGCTGTCATGTCAAACGAGGAATTCGACAATCTCAAGGAAGAGTTAATGTGGGAAGGAAGCAGCATAGTAATGCTAA GTCCTGATGAGCAGAGGTTTCTAGAAGCTTCCATGGCTTATGTAGCTGGAAAACCAATTTTGTCAGATAAGGAGTTTGATGAACTAAAGATGAATCTTAAG ACGGGAGGTAGTATGATTGTCGTGGAGGGTCCTCGTTGCAGTCTTAGGAGTAGAAAG GTTTACAGCGACCTCAGTGTTGACTACTTCAAAATGTTCTTGTTGAATGTTCCAGCTGCTGTCGTTGCCCTTGGACT GTTTTTCTTCTTGGATGATCTGACCGGATTTGAGATCACTGTACTGTTGGAG CTTCCAGAGCCTTTCAGTTTCATTTTCACATGGTTTGCTGCACTTCCAGCAATACTATGGTTATCTCAGGCCATCACAAAGCTTATTGTCAGAGATTTTCTCATTTTGAAG GGCACTTGTCCTAACTGTGGTACAGAGAACCTCTCCTTCTTTGGAACTATTCTTTCAGTATCCAGTGGCGGCGCCACCAACAGTGTGAAATGCTCAGA CTGTGGCACGAAATTAGAATTTGATTCGAGTAAGCGTATGTTGACAATACCAGAAGGAAGCCAAGCTTAA